CGCCGGACGAGGTGTCGCCGCGCACCCCCGGGTCGGTCTCGACGATCTCGAGCTCGACGAAGTTGGGAGGCTGGACGACCAGGGGGTTGCCGTCGAAGAGGGTCACCAGGCAGATGTCCTCCTCCTTGATCCACTGTGCGGCGTCGACCACGACGTGACCATCGGCAGCGAGCTGCTCGTACGACTCCTGGTCCATGAAGTACCAGTGCGAGCCGTCGTTGTAGAGGTACTGCATGGGCTTCTCGACGACATCGGCGCCGTCCACCATGTCGGAGGACCGCATGGTGCGCTCGTTGACGCGGTCGGTCTTGAGGTTGCGGTACTTGATGCGGGTGAAGGCCTGGCCCTTGCCGGGCTTGACGAAGTCGGCGTCGACGATGATGCAGGGGTCGCCGTCGATCAGGATCTTGAGGCCCACCTTCACCTGGTTCATGTTGTACGAGGCCATTCTTGACTCCTTCGTTGGTTGCGGAGATCCCACCGGAGCTGCGAGACTTCGCCGCGTGGAGATCGGCGACGTCCAACCCTGGCCGGCGGGTGGGTGGCAACGGCTCCTCACCGAGGCCATTACCCGCGCCGACGAGCTGATCGAGGCCGTCGGCGTTGATCCGGCCGTGGCCGGCGGTCCGTCCGCGGCGGCCGCCGAGCGCCAGTTCGGCGTCAGGGTACCACGGGGATTCACAAAGCGCATCCGGGCGGCCGACCCCGTCGATCCGGTCCTCCGCCAGCTGCTCCCGGTCGCCGCCGAGATCGAACGGGTGCACGGCTTCACCGACGACCCGGTCGGCGAGCGCGCCGCCGGGCCGGCAGGAGGGATCCTCCAGAAGTACCACGGTCGCGCCCTGCTGGTGGTCACGCCGGCCTGCGCCGTCCACTGCCGCTACTGCTTCAGACGGCACTTCCCCTACGGCGACCACGCCCTCACCGGGCGGCGATGGGCGGACGCGCTCGACCGGATCGCCGCCGACCCCACGCTCTCCGAGATCATCCTGTCGGGCGGCGATCCGCTGACGGTGCCAGACGACCGGCTGGCGCGACTCGTCGACGGGATCACCGCGATTCCCCACGTCCGGCGGCTGCGGATCCACACCCGGCTGCCGGTGGTGCTTCCCGAACGGGTCGACGAGGCCCTCGCCGAGTGGCTCGCCCGCACCCGCGTGCCGGTGGTGGTCGTGGTCCACGCCAACCACGCGGCCGAGATCGATGCCGACGTCCGGCGCGCGCTGGCGGTGCTGCGCCGCTGCGGGGCCACCCTGCTCAACCAGTCGGTGCTGCTCGCCGGGGTCAACGACTCGGTCGACGCGCTGTGCGAACTCGGCGAGCGGCTGTTCGAGGCCGGCGCGCTGCCCTACTACCTCCACCTGCTCGACCGGGTGCGGGGCGCCGCCCACTTCGAGGTGCCCGAGGCCGAGGCGCTGCGGCTGATCGCCGGGGTGCGCGAGCGGATGCCCGGCTACCTGGTGCCGCGCCTCGTGCGCGAGGTTGCCGGCGCGCCCTCCAAGGTCGCGGTCGAGCTGCGGGACGAGGGGTAGAAACCGTTCGCCGCCACAGAGCGAAATCGGGGACGGGAACGGGAACGATTTCGGAATCGGGCGCGGATCCGGATGCGGCCGAGGCCCGATCCCCTAGATCCCAGATCCTAGATCCTGGGTGGGTGGGGACCAAGTGGTTCCGCTCGCCAGATCGGCCTCGTGAGACAGGTCGGCCCGCCCTCGGCCTTGAGCGACAGCTCGTCGCCGCGGTAGGTCTGAACCTCGCAGCCCGCCTCCTCGAGGCGGCTTCTCGTGATCGGGTTGCCGCGCAGGGCGAGGCAGCGGCGCGGGCCGAGCGCGAGCACGTTGGGGCCCATCGTCGGGAGCTCGGCGCCCGGCACCTCCACCATCCGGAAGCCGCGCTCGGCGAGCAGCTGGACGAAGGGCACCGGCAGCAGCGGCAGGTAGACCACCGCGAGGTCGCGGTCGAGGACCGAGATCAGCGACATCAGGTGCAGGCAGGCCTCGCGGCCGCCGCCGTGGGGCAGCGGCACCGGCACGACCGTCACGCCCAGCGGTCCGAGGATCGCAGCGAGCTGGCGCAGGCCCTCGGCGTTGGTGCGGTAGCCGAGGCCGGCGGCGAGGGTCGAGCGGTCGAGCCAGAGCAGGTCGCCGCCCTCCGCGAGCGCGGGCTCGGCAAGGCGGGCGAGGACCGGCACGCCGCGCGCCTCGAGCGCGGCGGCCATTGCCTCCTCCTCGCCGCGGCGCAGGAGCTTGCCCATGCGCAGGATGATCGCGCCGGCGTCGGTGACCAGCGCCGGGTCGTGGACGAACAGGGCGTCGGCGTGGTCCGCCAGCGGCCGGTCGTGAACGAGGACCTCGGCGCCGCTGCGGCGCAGGATCTCGACCAGGGCCGCGTGCTCGTCGAGCGCCGCCGCGCGGTCCGGTTGCGCGGTGTAGTGCCAGCGGCTGGGGTCGGCATCGCCGAAGGTCGCGTCAGGTGGCCGCACGAGCACCGAGCGCAGGGTCTCGTGCATGGTCTGGCAGCCGAAGCGCCGGTTCACGGTGCCTCCTCGTCGCCGCCGAGCTCGTCGAGGCGCAGCGGGTCGCAGCGCACGGTCTCCGAGCGGCTCAGCGTCACCTCGCCGGCCGGCGCACCGCGCCGCTTGCCGACGTCGCGGCAGCGCGCCATGTGGACCGCGAGCCGGCCGCCGCGCCGTGCCCTCGAGTAGCCGGCGGCGAGGCCGGCCGCCATCCGCTTGGTGTCGCGGGG
The sequence above is drawn from the Thermoanaerobaculales bacterium genome and encodes:
- the efp gene encoding elongation factor P, translating into MASYNMNQVKVGLKILIDGDPCIIVDADFVKPGKGQAFTRIKYRNLKTDRVNERTMRSSDMVDGADVVEKPMQYLYNDGSHWYFMDQESYEQLAADGHVVVDAAQWIKEEDICLVTLFDGNPLVVQPPNFVELEIVETDPGVRGDTSSGGTKPATLETGAVVRVPLFVQQGERIKVDTRTGAYVSRA
- the epmB gene encoding EF-P beta-lysylation protein EpmB, whose amino-acid sequence is MEIGDVQPWPAGGWQRLLTEAITRADELIEAVGVDPAVAGGPSAAAAERQFGVRVPRGFTKRIRAADPVDPVLRQLLPVAAEIERVHGFTDDPVGERAAGPAGGILQKYHGRALLVVTPACAVHCRYCFRRHFPYGDHALTGRRWADALDRIAADPTLSEIILSGGDPLTVPDDRLARLVDGITAIPHVRRLRIHTRLPVVLPERVDEALAEWLARTRVPVVVVVHANHAAEIDADVRRALAVLRRCGATLLNQSVLLAGVNDSVDALCELGERLFEAGALPYYLHLLDRVRGAAHFEVPEAEALRLIAGVRERMPGYLVPRLVREVAGAPSKVAVELRDEG
- a CDS encoding arginine deiminase family protein: MNRRFGCQTMHETLRSVLVRPPDATFGDADPSRWHYTAQPDRAAALDEHAALVEILRRSGAEVLVHDRPLADHADALFVHDPALVTDAGAIILRMGKLLRRGEEEAMAAALEARGVPVLARLAEPALAEGGDLLWLDRSTLAAGLGYRTNAEGLRQLAAILGPLGVTVVPVPLPHGGGREACLHLMSLISVLDRDLAVVYLPLLPVPFVQLLAERGFRMVEVPGAELPTMGPNVLALGPRRCLALRGNPITRSRLEEAGCEVQTYRGDELSLKAEGGPTCLTRPIWRAEPLGPHPPRI